The Rhodospirillales bacterium genome includes the window GGATTTCAAACTGGTCCTTACGCCCCAACCGCTCACGGATCGTATGCATAATATCAAGAACCCGCGGATCAATCGGAAAAACTTCCCCCGTACGGAAATCGCGTAAAACGCTGTTAATTTCCTCAAAGGCATCCGGCAGATATTTCCCGCCGACTTTATATTCACCTGAGAATTTTTCACCCGTGTGAGTATTGTAAAGCTCTATTTCGCGCACACCCCTGTCCATTTTGGACAATGACGCCGCCTGCACAGGACTAAAAATACCGCCCGCCAGAACCAGACCGGTACCGCCGATAAGGCCGGATTTCAGAACATCACGCCGACCAATAACCGGCACGTTTTCGTTGTTATCTAGTGTCATGAGAAACACGAACTCCTGATATATATACTTACTTGTTCGTTTGTTTACTGAATGGTGATTCGTCAAAAGTAAGAGAATCGAAGATGTTTGAATACCAGACTTGGTATAACCAGTAAAGACCTCTTATAATTATATTAGAAAGTGCC containing:
- a CDS encoding DUF882 domain-containing protein, with translation MTLDNNENVPVIGRRDVLKSGLIGGTGLVLAGGIFSPVQAASLSKMDRGVREIELYNTHTGEKFSGEYKVGGKYLPDAFEEINSVLRDFRTGEVFPIDPRVLDIMHTIRERLGRKDQFEILSGYRSPKTNKMLRTNTSGVAKNSLHMTGQAVDIRMPGVSTTKIRDIARSLRAGGVGYYPKSGFVHIDTGAVRSW